TAAGACGGGCGACCAGACAGGCAGGGAGATTCTGACGCGAACCTACTACAGCTATCCCTGGGATGGCATCCTCCGCTACGTTGCTTGATCCTTCGTAGCTGAGCGTATGGAGGGCGACGGGGCCCATGCCGCCTCCTTTGACGGCCAGGTAAGGGGGAGATGGTCTATGAGAAAGACTTCGAGGTCAATGGTTGTGCTCGCAATCATGTCGACTCTCATCGTGGCGCTTCCTCTAACGGCTTCTGCTGAAGAAGCGACTCTTGAACCATTAAGTATCACGACATTAGATGAGTCTGCAGTGAGCGGGAGCGAAGCTCACGAATCTCAAGGCTGTGCTTTGAGCGATGGCACAACGGCACGTGTTGCTACGCCCATCTCCTCTACGCCCACCTCGGCCACCATCCCGGATGCAGCCACCACGCCCGACACCGATGCCACCGACTCCACGACGTCCGACACGGCGACCACGCCGGGCACGACCGATGCCACGACGTCCGACACGGCAACGACCCCTGACGCCACCACGCCAGACGGAGCGACGACGCCCGACGATGCCACCACGGCGACGACGCCTGACACGGCCGACGAGCCCGCCACGGCCACGACGGCCACCACCCAGGTGACCACCACCGAGGCCGCGACCACCACACAGGCGGCCACCACCCAGGCCGCGACCACCACCGTCATCACGCAGGCGTACAGGGACCAGTGGGTCCAGGAGGGCTCGCGCTGGTACTACTACGACGCCTCCGGCTCCCGTGCCTCCGGCTGGGTCGTCAACTCCACCTTCAAGACCTACGGCCTCCAGCGCTACTGGCTCGACACCACGACCAAGGCCCTCGCGTCCTCCGAGCTGGTCAAGGCCTCCGAGGCCGGGTACTGGGCCTACGCCACCAGGTACGGCTACGTCGTGCGCGGCCGCTACACGGAGGGCGGCGTCACCTACCTGGCAGACAACGACGGCAGGCTCGAGTCGCCCGGCTGGCACGTGAGCTCCGCCTACGGCCAGGGCCTCCAGCGCTACTACGTGGACTCGACCAAGCACGGCTGCACCGACGGCTACTCGGCCGACGGCTACGCCCACTACACCACCTCCGCCGGCTACGTCCTGCGCGGCCACCTCACCTCGGGCACCGTCACCTACCTGGCAGACAACGACGGCCGCCTGGCGACCTCCGAGGGCTGGCACGTGAGCACCGCCTACGGCCAGGGCCTCCAGCGCTACTACGTGACCGCCGCCAAGCACGGCTGCGTCACCGGCTACTCCACGGCAGGCTGGGCCCACTACACCACCCCCGCGGGCTACGTCCTGCGCGGTGCCGCGACCTGCGCCGACGGCGCGAGGCGCATCGCCGACAACGACGGCCGCGTCCAGGCCTCCGGCTGGCTCGTGACGTCCGCCTTCGGCCAGGGGCTCCAGCGCTACTGGCTCTCCGGCGGCTCCGTGGCCGCCTCCAGGCTCGTCTCGCCCTCCGAGGGCGCGGGGTACTGGGCCTACGCCACCTCCGCCGGCTACGTCCTGCGCGGCCACCTCACCTCCGGCACCGTCACCTACCTGGCCGACAACGACGGCCGCCTGGCGACCTCCGAGGGCTGGCACGTGAGCTCCGCCTACGGCCAGGGCCTCCAGCGCTACTACGTGACCGCCGCCAAGCACGGCTGCGTCACCGGCTACTCCGCGGCAGGCTGGGCCCACTACACGACCTCCGCGGGCTACGTCCTGCGCGGCCACCTCACCTCGGGCACCGTCACCTACCTGGCCGACAACGACGGCCGCCTGGCGACCTCCGAGGGCTGGCACGTGAGCTCCGCCTACGGCCAGGGCCTCCAGCGCTACTACGTGACCGCCGCCAAGCACGGCTGCGTCACCGGCTACTCCGCGGCAGGCTGGGCCCACTACACGACCTCCGCGGGCTACGTCCTGCGCGGCCACCTCACCTCGGGCACCGTCACCTACCTGGCCGACAACGACGGCCGCCTGGCGACCTCCGAGGGCTGGCACGTGAGCTCCGCCTACGGCCAGGGCCTCCAGCGCTACTACGTGAGCGCCGCCAAGCACGGCTGCGTCACCGGCTACTCCGCGGCGGGCTGGGCCCACTACACCACCCCCGCGGGATATGTGGCCCGCGGCGCGTACGACACGGGCGCCGGCAGGGTCTACGTCGCGAACAACGACGGGCGCCTCGCCTGGGGCACGAGCACCGGCTGGGTCGTTCAGAACTACGGCTCCGGCCTCCAGCGCTACTACGTGAGCGCCTCCGACCACGGCGCGTGCTCCGGCTTCTTCTCGGTGGCCGGCTACGGCCGCTGCTTCGGCGTCGGCGGCGCGGGCTACGTCATGCGCGGCAAGATGGGCTGGGGCTCCACCGTGCTCCTGGCCGACAACGAGGGCAAGCTGGCGACCCAGTCGGGCTGGCTCGTGACCGGCGCCTACGACGGGGGCACGCTGCAGCGCTACTACATGGTCAACGCCTGGAGCGACTACAAGGGCGCAAGGACGGGACTCTTCTCGGTGGGATCGAGCCAGTACTATGGTCGCAAAGACACTGGATATGTCGTGCGTGGTCTCTACATAGATGCTAACCAGAGGTTCTGGATGGCAGACAACGACGGGCGGATCAGCTCGCTTGACTCGCTCATGTCCCTGATCAACCAGTGCTCTTGTAACGGTGGGCTCACCACGTTCGGGGATACCTCCGGATGGTCGATCTCAGGCGACCTCGCGAACCGTCTCTGGTCGGCATTGCACCTGTTCTGGGACTCTGGCCAGTCGGCCAGCTTCGTCCTCATGGACCTGACGACCGGTGCCGGGTGTTCCTATGACCCCTCTGCGTCAAGGTATGCTGCGAGCTGCTTCAAGGCGGCATACATCGCCTACATCTGCCAGGACCTTCTCGACACTGGCCGGGTCAGTCAGAACGACGTTGCAGACCTGATGGAGCGCACGGCCGTGTGGTCTGACAACGATGCCTATCTTGCGTTGCGAGGCCGCTTCGGGAGCGATGGGGTCACGAGTTGGCTCAACTCCGCTGGGATCTACGGGTATGGTTCGATCGCATACCCATGGACGAACGCGCGTGACCTTGCGCGGATCTGGACCAAGATCGGCACCTATCTCATGTCCGGATCAGGCCATTCGGGGTTCTGCCGTCAGATCCTCGACCATGGGTACTTCTCGGAGATCCATGCCACGTTAGGTGGGTCCTCGACGACCTACTCAAAGCCTGGCTGGTACCCTCCCTCAAGCCTCACGGCCTATAACGACTCGGGAATCATCATCAGCAATGGGCGGCCCTATCTCATGACCGTCATGACGACGGCCAACTGTAACTCGGATGCGTGGAAGCTCGATAGGCTCATCGGGGTCCTCAGTGACATCCATTCCCAGATGGCGTAACAGCTGGCGTCTGGGAGTCACGCACGGTCCTTACGAGACGCGAACGGCATTCCGGACGCATTCCCACGAGGCGGCGAACGTGTCCCATCCCACCCAGTACGCCGTGCCCGTCCCGGGGTCTGCCACGAGGAAGCTCGGACCGTCTGGGTCGTATCCCACGAGCGTCACCGCATGCTCTCCCATGAGGGAGGGGCCAAACCAATCGTCGACCCTCCAGGTGGGGGAGAAGCCCCCGCTTACCCAGACGATGCAGGGGTCCCCGGCCTCGAGCGCACCGATGAGGTCCTCCTCGGTGCAACCCGTGATGTCGGTGCAGGAGCCGTCCGTATAGGCATTCGTCCAGTCTGCGACGGCCGATGCCATCATGCCGTCGAAGGCCTCGGAGTCCTTCCAAGGGTCTCCCACATACCCGTGGTAGGGGTTGCCGTCGTCCGCATAGGGCATGGTGTCGATGAAGTCGAGGAACGACCAACCTTCGAGGTGGCCCTTCGCGCGCAGTGCCATGTAGGCCGCTGCCGCCTCGCAGCCCATCGCGGCACCCTCCTCGTTCTGGTCCACGAGCGGGCAGGAGATCTCGACGTGCGACCCCTGCCCTGCGGCGTCGCACGTCGTGGCCATGGTCGATGTGGGCTCTTCCGCCTGGCTCTGTGAGGTGCTCGTCTGATTTGCAGACCAGAGGGCGAGGGCCCCTCCTGCGATGATGACTACCGTGCAGGTGGCAACCAGGGCGGGTCGCTTGGAGACGTGTGCCATGGCCCCGAGTCCCCCTCCTGTCTGGCGCATCGTCCGACCCTGCGCCGCACTGCCTGCGTTGAATGGTATCCTCACTACGTGTGCGCCGCATGATGCCCATGTGGCGGCCCGGGTCACGTGCATTCAAGGGAAAGGCTCCACCGTGGAAGAGATGCCCAAGCAGTACGATCCGGCTCAGACCGAGCCGGTCATGATCAAGCGTTGGATCGACGCCGGATGCTATCGGCGCAGCAAGGGCGTCGGCGACTGCACCGTCGTCATCCCGCCTCCCAACGTCACCGGCATGCTTCACATGGGCCACGCCCTCGATGACACCATCCAGGACACCTTCATCCGCTACAACCGCATGCGCGGCCGCTCCACCCGCTGGATCCTTGGCACCGACCATGCCGGCATCGCCACGCAGACCAAGGTCGACAAGAAGCTCAAGAGCGAGGGCATCTCCCGCCTCGAGCTCGGCCGTGACAAGTTCATCGACGCCTGCTGGGACTGGCGGCGTGAGTACGGCGGCATCATCGTGGAGCAGATCAAGCGCATGGGCTGCTCCGTCGACTTCGAGGACGAGAAGTTCACGCTGTCGCCAGAGTACGCCAAGGCCGTCCGCAAGGTCTTCTGCGACTGGTACCATGCCGGCCTCATCTACCGTGGCAAGCGCATCGTCAACTGGTGCCCCAGCTGCACCACCGCCATCTCCGACGACGAGGCCGAGTACCGCGACGAGGACTCCCACCTCTGGCACCTGCGCTACCCGCTCGACGAGCCGGTCGATGGCATGACCTACATCACCGTCGCGACCACCCGTCCCGAGACGATGCTTGGCGACACGGGTGTCGCCGTCTCACCGAGCGACCCCACCAAGGCCGAGTTCGTCGGTCACAACGTCATCCTGCCCATCGTCGACCGGCCCATCCCGATCTTCTCGGACTGGCACGTCGACAAGGACTTCGGCAGCGGGTTCGTCAAGGTCACCCCGGCGCACGATCCCAACGACTATGCCATGGGCCAGGCGCACGACCTGCCGCAGATCAACATCTTCGACGAGCACGCGCATGTGGTCGAAGGCTACGGCGAGTTCTCCGGCATGGACCGCGACGAGGCCCGTACCGCCATCGTCGACTGGTTCGAGAGCCACGGCCTCCTCGACCACATCGAGGACCTCAACCACTCCGTGATGCACTGCTACCGCTGCGACGCGGCGCTCGAGCCCTGGCTCTCGGAGCAGTGGTTCGTGGCCGTCGACAAGCTCAAGGGACCTGCCACCAAGGTCGTCGAGGACGGCGAGGTCACCTTCCACCCCGATCGCTGGCGCCAGACCTATCTCACCTGGATGGAGAACCTCAAGGATTGGTGCATCTCGCGCCAGCTCTGGTGGGGTCACCGCATCCCGGTCTTCTACTGCGACGACTGCGGCTGGGAGGACGCGTCGATGGACGACGTCGACACCTGCCCCAAGTGCGGCGGCCATCATGTGCACCAGGACGAGAACGTGCTCGACACGTGGTTCTCGAGCCAGCTCTGGACCTTCGCCACGCAGGGATGGCCCGACCACCCCGAGGAGCTCGAAGGCCATCATCCCACCAAGGCCCTCGTCACCGCCCGCGACATCATCGCGCTCTGGGTCGCTCGCATGATCATGAGCTCCCTCTACTTCACCAAGCAGGTCCCCTTCGATGACGTGGTCATCTACGCCACGATCCTCGCCAAGGATGGCAGCCGCATGTCCAAGAGCAAGGGCAACGGCGTCGACCCCATGAAGCTCATCGACACCTACGGTGCCGATGCCATGCGCCACAACCTGCTCACGCTCATCACCACCAACCAGGACGTGCGCTTCGATGCCATCACCGAGAAGGACGGCACCGTCGCGAGCCCCCGCACCGACGCGGCCAAGTCGTTCGTCACCAAGATCTGGAACGCGAGCCGGTTCGTCCTCATGAACATGGACGGCTACACCCCCGGACCCGCCAAGGCCACCACACCCGAGGACGCCTGGATGCTCTCCCGCCTGGCCAAGGCATGCCGCACCGTTACCGACGACCTCGAGGGCTATGACTTCGGCGACGTCGCGCGTAGCCTCCAGTCGTTCTTCTGGAACGAGGTCTGTGACTGGTACATCGAGCTCTGCAAGGGACGGCTTCTGGATGGTACTGCGGCCGAGAAGCTCCAGGTCCAGCGCAACCTCATGTACGTGCTCGACGTGTCCTTGCGCATGCTGCACCCCGAGATGCCTTGTGTCACCGAGGCCATCTGGGACACCATGCCCGCGAGTGGGCTCGACGAGGAGTCCCACGAGGGCCGCTTCCTCATGGAGGCCTCATGGCCTGACCCTGACGATCTCGCCGGTTTCATCGACGAGACATCCGAGCATGACTTCGAGCTCGCAAAGCAGCTCGTCATGCAGGTCCGCTCCGCTCGCGCTCACTATCGGGTGAGCCCCAAGGTCGACCTCGACGTGGCCGTGAAGGCTCCCGCGGCGGACGTGGAGCGGCTCGAGGGCCAGCGCGACTTCGTCCGTAACGTCGGGCATGTCGGCGAGCTCACGCTGGGCACCGATACGCCCAAGCCAGCTGGTTCGGTGAGCCTGGTCGATGGCGACCACGAGACCTTCGTGGTCTTCGGTGACCTCGTGGACCTCGGTGCCGAGTCCAAGCGGCTCCAGAAGGAGCTCGCCACAGCGCAGAAGGACCTCAGCGGGGTCGAGCGCACACTTGCCAACCAGGGCTTCCTCGCAAAGGCGGCGCCCGAGGTCGTGGAGGCCAAGCACGCCCGTGCCGCGGAGCTCACGGCTGGCATCGAGCGTCTCCAGGCACAGATTGCCGACCTTGGCTAGTCAGGCGGTAGCACCTGCGCCGGACCGGGTCGCACTGGTGGCCTAAGGAGACCTCGATGGAGCTTGGGATCCCAGGTGAGCCTTCCCGGGCCGTGGCTGGCGTCACGGTCGGGGAGGGCTCGCTTTGTGCGCGCAAGGCCCAGCTCCGTCGTCGGTATCGCCAGCTCCGGTCGGCGATACCACCTGATGACCGTGCCCTCGCCGACGAGGCCATAGCAGCCCGTGTAGTGGCATCGCCCGCCTTCGAGCGTGCGGACCTGCTCCTTACCTATCTCTCCTTTGGTGCGGAGGTCGAGACGCGAGGCATCATCGAGCGTTCCTGGGCAGATGGCAAGACGGTCGCCATCCCCCGGTGCGTTGTCCACACACGGCTCATGACCTGGCACCGCATCGATACGTTCGATGGGCTGTCCAAGAGCTCCTTGGGCGTGGAGGAGCCTGCAGACGACGAAGCCACCCTCGTGGACCCTGCTTCCGACGGCCTCGTCGCCCTAGCGCTCGTGCCAGGTCTTGCCTTTGATGCCCATGGCTTCCGTCTGGGCTATGGGGGCGGCTTCTATGACACCTTCCTTGCTGGGTTCGATGGGGTCTCGATGGGCCTCTGCCGTGAGGTGCAGCTCGTGGACGACCTCGCTGCCCTCGGCGTCGTCGACGTCCATGACCTACCCGTCAGCCTTGTGGTGACCGATTGAGGTCTGCTCGGGTGGCAGAAAATCGAGGTTAGCCATTCCTCCTGGCTTACCATTTCTAAAGAGAAAAATGTTGATATCACATCGTCCCTGCTAGCGGACTCGGGCCTTGATCAACCATATGAGAACTCGTACCAGTGGCGCATGCCGTCGATGTCTAACCTCAAATCTGTGCCATCACATGTTCTGCCGACCGCCTCGCTGACGGCGTAACCCCTCGGTTCGTGGAGATGGCTTGGGCCTTCCGTCCAGGGGCAGCAGGTCCCTCATGGGATATCTTGCCAATCGGTCACGGTGCCTTCTAGTGCGGGTGCTTTGGGATGTGACAGTCATATCCCGTCCGTCGACCTCGTGGTGGATGGGCCGGAAGGACATTCGTATCAAGGCTACCGTTGGGTGCAGGCACGGCGGCGACGCCTGATCAGGAGCGTCCCCGTACCGGCTGCGCCCGCGATTGCGCAGGTGCCAATGACGATTGGTGACGTGGCCCTGTCGCTGGTGTCCGGTAATGCCACATGAGCGGTCACCACGCTCGTCACGGTCACGTCCGTGGTGGCAGCTGTCGTCGAGGCTGGAACCACGGTCTGTGGCTGCGGCTCAGGTATCACTGCCTCCCATTTGGCATGAAGGATGAGGTCACCGGTCACTGGTGTGTCGAAGTCGTAGGTCTCGGTGCATGCGCTGTCGACATACCAGCCCTCGAAGGTGCACCCGGATGCCGACGGATCGTCTGGTCTGGTGGCCGTGAGCCCCTTGCCTACCACCTCGGTATCCGGCGCCGTGCCGACGCCGTTCATGTCGAAGGTCACGTCATAGTCGATCAGCCAGCTGTCCAACAGACCGCTCAGCTCCGTCTGCTCATCGGTCGTGAGGTCGCTCATCCGAACGCTGTGGTTCTTGGCTGGCGCGAC
This genomic stretch from Atopobiaceae bacterium harbors:
- a CDS encoding C39 family peptidase, whose protein sequence is MAHVSKRPALVATCTVVIIAGGALALWSANQTSTSQSQAEEPTSTMATTCDAAGQGSHVEISCPLVDQNEEGAAMGCEAAAAYMALRAKGHLEGWSFLDFIDTMPYADDGNPYHGYVGDPWKDSEAFDGMMASAVADWTNAYTDGSCTDITGCTEEDLIGALEAGDPCIVWVSGGFSPTWRVDDWFGPSLMGEHAVTLVGYDPDGPSFLVADPGTGTAYWVGWDTFAASWECVRNAVRVS
- a CDS encoding valine--tRNA ligase codes for the protein MEEMPKQYDPAQTEPVMIKRWIDAGCYRRSKGVGDCTVVIPPPNVTGMLHMGHALDDTIQDTFIRYNRMRGRSTRWILGTDHAGIATQTKVDKKLKSEGISRLELGRDKFIDACWDWRREYGGIIVEQIKRMGCSVDFEDEKFTLSPEYAKAVRKVFCDWYHAGLIYRGKRIVNWCPSCTTAISDDEAEYRDEDSHLWHLRYPLDEPVDGMTYITVATTRPETMLGDTGVAVSPSDPTKAEFVGHNVILPIVDRPIPIFSDWHVDKDFGSGFVKVTPAHDPNDYAMGQAHDLPQINIFDEHAHVVEGYGEFSGMDRDEARTAIVDWFESHGLLDHIEDLNHSVMHCYRCDAALEPWLSEQWFVAVDKLKGPATKVVEDGEVTFHPDRWRQTYLTWMENLKDWCISRQLWWGHRIPVFYCDDCGWEDASMDDVDTCPKCGGHHVHQDENVLDTWFSSQLWTFATQGWPDHPEELEGHHPTKALVTARDIIALWVARMIMSSLYFTKQVPFDDVVIYATILAKDGSRMSKSKGNGVDPMKLIDTYGADAMRHNLLTLITTNQDVRFDAITEKDGTVASPRTDAAKSFVTKIWNASRFVLMNMDGYTPGPAKATTPEDAWMLSRLAKACRTVTDDLEGYDFGDVARSLQSFFWNEVCDWYIELCKGRLLDGTAAEKLQVQRNLMYVLDVSLRMLHPEMPCVTEAIWDTMPASGLDEESHEGRFLMEASWPDPDDLAGFIDETSEHDFELAKQLVMQVRSARAHYRVSPKVDLDVAVKAPAADVERLEGQRDFVRNVGHVGELTLGTDTPKPAGSVSLVDGDHETFVVFGDLVDLGAESKRLQKELATAQKDLSGVERTLANQGFLAKAAPEVVEAKHARAAELTAGIERLQAQIADLG
- a CDS encoding 5-formyltetrahydrofolate cyclo-ligase, which produces MELGIPGEPSRAVAGVTVGEGSLCARKAQLRRRYRQLRSAIPPDDRALADEAIAARVVASPAFERADLLLTYLSFGAEVETRGIIERSWADGKTVAIPRCVVHTRLMTWHRIDTFDGLSKSSLGVEEPADDEATLVDPASDGLVALALVPGLAFDAHGFRLGYGGGFYDTFLAGFDGVSMGLCREVQLVDDLAALGVVDVHDLPVSLVVTD
- a CDS encoding class A beta-lactamase-related serine hydrolase, with amino-acid sequence MERTAVWSDNDAYLALRGRFGSDGVTSWLNSAGIYGYGSIAYPWTNARDLARIWTKIGTYLMSGSGHSGFCRQILDHGYFSEIHATLGGSSTTYSKPGWYPPSSLTAYNDSGIIISNGRPYLMTVMTTANCNSDAWKLDRLIGVLSDIHSQMA